From Fimbriimonadaceae bacterium, the proteins below share one genomic window:
- the fabG gene encoding 3-oxoacyl-[acyl-carrier-protein] reductase: protein MNFEGQVVMVTGASRGIGRAIAEAFARAGAQVACVATTEQGAESTAQVLREGGAAARGFACDVSDSGAVEALFGAVGEKLGTPSVLVNNAGIARDTLLIRMLDDDWDRVLAVNLKGAYLCAKAAARPMMKARYGRIVNVSSIIGLGGGAGQANYAASKAGLIGLTKSIAKELGGRGITCNAVAPGFIETDMTSELPQEMRDRVVQNAPAGRLGTPEDLAPAVLFLASREAAYITGQTLVVDGGLTL from the coding sequence GTGAATTTCGAGGGACAGGTGGTGATGGTGACCGGGGCGAGCCGCGGCATCGGACGGGCGATCGCCGAGGCGTTCGCCCGTGCGGGCGCCCAGGTGGCGTGCGTCGCGACGACAGAGCAGGGCGCAGAGTCGACGGCCCAGGTGCTGCGCGAGGGGGGAGCCGCCGCCCGAGGATTCGCTTGCGACGTGAGCGACTCGGGGGCGGTCGAAGCGCTTTTTGGGGCCGTTGGGGAGAAGCTTGGCACCCCGTCGGTGCTGGTGAACAACGCGGGTATCGCTCGGGACACGCTCCTCATTCGGATGTTGGACGACGATTGGGACCGGGTCCTCGCCGTCAACCTCAAAGGGGCCTACCTGTGCGCCAAGGCGGCCGCCCGGCCGATGATGAAGGCGCGTTACGGGCGGATCGTCAACGTGTCGAGCATCATCGGATTGGGCGGCGGGGCCGGGCAGGCGAACTACGCGGCCAGCAAAGCCGGCCTGATCGGCCTCACCAAATCGATTGCCAAAGAGCTGGGGGGACGCGGCATCACGTGCAATGCGGTCGCACCGGGGTTCATCGAGACCGACATGACCTCGGAGTTGCCGCAGGAGATGCGGGATCGGGTGGTTCAGAACGCTCCGGCGGGACGGTTGGGCACGCCTGAAGACCTCGCGCCTGCCGTCCTGTTCCTGGCCTCCAGGGAGGCTGCGTACATCACGGGCCAGACGTTGGTGGTGGACGGGGGGCTCACGCTGTAA
- the fabD gene encoding ACP S-malonyltransferase: MVAVVFPGQGSQKPGMGRELEASQPAARAVFDAVGEAIGMDVRGLCFESDEETLRRTQNAQIALFTCGVAAWRAFHEKLPVDAVFAGHSVGEYAALVASGTLALEDGARLVQRRGELMAQSGTQRPGTMAAVLGLDRDALERVCAETSLGEGVVVVANDNCPGQLVISGDVGAVQRASIAASEAGAKRVLPLNVSGAFHSPLMEESAAEMGVALRNVAFHAGRTVVANVSAAPETDPATWPSLLEEQLKRPVRWTETVGTLREAGVSRMVECGVGEVLCGLAKRIDRELPCWAVYDDESLARTVAEVGGNA; the protein is encoded by the coding sequence ATGGTTGCAGTGGTGTTTCCTGGCCAAGGGTCGCAGAAACCGGGGATGGGCCGGGAGCTGGAGGCGTCCCAACCGGCGGCGCGCGCGGTGTTCGACGCCGTTGGCGAGGCGATCGGGATGGACGTGCGCGGTCTCTGCTTCGAGAGCGACGAGGAGACTCTTCGCCGCACGCAGAACGCTCAGATCGCGCTCTTCACGTGCGGCGTCGCGGCGTGGCGGGCGTTCCACGAGAAGCTTCCCGTCGATGCGGTCTTCGCGGGCCACAGCGTGGGCGAATACGCAGCCTTGGTGGCTTCGGGGACCCTTGCGTTGGAGGACGGGGCGCGGCTCGTCCAGCGTCGCGGAGAGCTGATGGCGCAAAGCGGAACGCAGCGGCCGGGGACGATGGCGGCGGTGCTGGGGCTCGACCGGGACGCCCTCGAGCGCGTTTGCGCCGAGACCTCGTTGGGGGAGGGCGTCGTCGTCGTCGCCAACGACAACTGTCCGGGCCAGCTTGTGATCAGCGGCGACGTCGGCGCGGTCCAACGGGCGTCGATCGCCGCTTCCGAGGCCGGCGCCAAGCGCGTGCTTCCGCTCAATGTCAGCGGAGCCTTCCACAGCCCCTTGATGGAGGAGTCGGCGGCAGAGATGGGCGTGGCCCTGCGGAACGTCGCCTTCCATGCGGGAAGGACGGTGGTGGCCAACGTCTCGGCGGCGCCGGAGACGGATCCTGCGACGTGGCCGAGCCTGCTGGAAGAGCAGTTGAAACGTCCGGTGCGTTGGACCGAGACGGTGGGCACCCTGCGGGAGGCAGGGGTGTCGCGGATGGTGGAGTGCGGTGTCGGCGAGGTGCTCTGCGGCCTCGCCAAGAGGATCGATCGCGAGCTGCCGTGTTGGGCCGTCTACGACGACGAGTCGCTGGCGCGAACGGTGGCGGAAGTGGGAGGAAACGCGTGA
- a CDS encoding zf-HC2 domain-containing protein, with protein MDANAWTCKEAFARLEGYLDRELSPDELAQVRKHLELCEVCAKVFAFEAALLATIKTRIRGLNAPPGLRDRVRNALRQTN; from the coding sequence ATGGACGCGAACGCTTGGACGTGCAAGGAGGCCTTTGCCCGGCTGGAGGGCTACCTCGACCGGGAACTGTCGCCGGACGAGCTGGCCCAAGTGCGCAAGCACCTTGAGCTCTGCGAAGTGTGCGCGAAGGTGTTCGCGTTCGAGGCCGCGCTGCTCGCGACGATCAAAACCCGCATTCGCGGACTGAACGCACCCCCCGGACTACGCGATCGGGTGCGGAACGCCCTCCGCCAAACCAACTAG
- a CDS encoding MFS transporter produces the protein MPRLDILRIRAFRDLWLGQAISQVGDSLYFVIFMFMVKRLTGSTPMVGYVDAAAALPFLLLGPIAGVLADRIDRKRLMVLSDVSSGAVLLLFAGVVCLWPSPPTWTLLAVPFLLSCLRAIFLPSKNAAIPSLVPKDRLMEANALSATTQNMMPLIGLAISGSLLGVFFALFERYFFATAVLLNACSFLISAAYVRRLPALRPDATEGAATHPWADFLEGLRFLRSRSVLLALLGLSVAMSLMVSPFFVVYVHSNQEWFGGLPQTLAWFEFSFFLGMILGSMAVGRLDVRRPGLGYVFGTLFVGLAVAGMAFVRTVPGFVAMNLAAGLAIPFAQIPVAVYLQATVPSGFLGRVNSVLSTLSVGVMPIGMAAGGLLVESAGIVNAFLAMGFGMGVVALVGLLHQPFRSSLIPRTA, from the coding sequence ATGCCACGTCTCGACATCCTCCGTATCCGTGCGTTCCGCGACCTTTGGCTCGGCCAGGCGATCTCGCAGGTCGGTGACTCGCTTTACTTCGTGATCTTCATGTTCATGGTGAAGCGCCTCACCGGCTCGACGCCGATGGTGGGCTACGTGGATGCCGCCGCCGCGCTGCCGTTTCTCCTGCTCGGCCCGATCGCCGGCGTGCTCGCCGATCGCATCGACCGCAAGCGCCTCATGGTCCTTTCCGACGTCTCGAGCGGCGCGGTGCTGCTGCTGTTCGCCGGCGTCGTATGTTTGTGGCCGAGTCCGCCTACGTGGACGCTGCTGGCCGTGCCGTTTCTGCTCTCGTGCCTGCGGGCGATCTTCCTTCCCTCCAAGAACGCCGCGATTCCGTCGCTGGTCCCGAAGGACCGGCTGATGGAGGCCAACGCGCTCAGCGCCACCACACAGAACATGATGCCGCTGATCGGGCTTGCGATCTCGGGATCGCTTTTGGGGGTGTTCTTTGCGCTCTTCGAGCGCTACTTCTTCGCGACCGCCGTGCTACTCAACGCGTGCTCGTTTCTGATCTCGGCCGCCTACGTGCGGCGGTTGCCCGCCCTGAGGCCCGATGCGACGGAAGGGGCCGCCACGCACCCTTGGGCCGACTTCTTGGAGGGCCTGAGGTTCCTTCGCTCGCGGAGCGTCCTGCTTGCGTTGCTGGGTCTCAGCGTCGCGATGAGCCTCATGGTGTCGCCGTTCTTCGTGGTGTACGTGCACTCCAACCAGGAGTGGTTCGGCGGGTTGCCCCAGACGCTCGCGTGGTTCGAGTTCTCGTTCTTCCTCGGCATGATCCTCGGGAGCATGGCCGTAGGGCGGTTGGACGTTCGCAGGCCGGGCTTGGGATACGTGTTCGGAACGCTGTTCGTCGGTCTCGCCGTGGCCGGGATGGCGTTCGTCCGGACGGTGCCCGGGTTTGTGGCGATGAACCTCGCCGCCGGACTGGCCATACCGTTCGCCCAGATTCCCGTGGCGGTCTATCTGCAGGCGACGGTGCCAAGCGGGTTTCTCGGTCGTGTGAACAGCGTCCTCTCGACGCTGAGCGTGGGGGTGATGCCGATCGGGATGGCCGCGGGCGGGTTGCTCGTCGAGTCGGCGGGCATTGTGAACGCCTTCCTGGCGATGGGCTTCGGCATGGGGGTCGTGGCGCTCGTCGGCCTGCTCCACCAGCCGTTCCGCTCCTCGTTGATTCCACGGACGGCATAG
- a CDS encoding saccharopine dehydrogenase NADP-binding domain-containing protein: MRPSLLEGPFVCCAMKKTYAVLGAGMQGTAAAYDLAKFADAERILLGDACLEIAQRSAHRVNGLSGPDLCVPAQVDALDPEALGEFLRGVDVVLSCVPYWMHPRIAKVAIHHEVSMVDLGGNTDITLETLEMDGAAQSAGVTVVPDTGLAPGLVNSLGLYCIEHLDEVESVKMYCGVLPQHPKPPFNYKLTFNVEGLVTEYDYEAVVVRDHQIAKVDTLSELETLEIEQLGTMEAFTTSGGTSTAPYTLKDKVKNYEYKTIRFPGHCEKMRLYKDFGLWREEKIEVKGCKVAPKDVFCAVFGPELDKFVDDDQCAVRAVGVGKKDGQERRLQIDIFDKQDHATGFTSMERLTGFSMSIYAIDIAHGKMPSGCLRYENAMTGARFVKEIQRRGVELKFKGF; encoded by the coding sequence ATGCGCCCCTCCCTTTTGGAAGGGCCGTTTGTGTGTTGCGCCATGAAAAAGACCTATGCCGTTTTGGGTGCCGGAATGCAGGGCACCGCCGCCGCCTACGACCTCGCCAAGTTCGCCGATGCCGAACGCATCCTGCTCGGAGACGCCTGCCTGGAGATCGCCCAACGCAGCGCCCACCGCGTGAATGGGCTGTCGGGCCCCGACCTGTGCGTCCCGGCGCAGGTGGACGCGCTCGATCCGGAGGCGCTCGGCGAGTTTCTGCGCGGCGTCGACGTGGTGCTGAGCTGCGTGCCGTACTGGATGCACCCGCGCATCGCCAAGGTCGCCATCCATCACGAGGTCTCGATGGTGGACCTGGGCGGCAACACCGACATCACCTTGGAGACCCTGGAGATGGACGGCGCGGCCCAGTCGGCAGGCGTCACCGTGGTGCCCGACACGGGGCTCGCGCCCGGGCTCGTGAACAGCCTCGGGCTCTACTGCATCGAGCACCTGGACGAGGTCGAAAGCGTGAAGATGTACTGCGGCGTGCTTCCGCAGCACCCCAAGCCGCCGTTCAACTACAAACTCACCTTCAACGTCGAGGGGCTCGTCACGGAGTACGACTACGAGGCCGTGGTGGTGAGAGACCACCAGATCGCCAAAGTCGACACTCTCTCGGAACTGGAGACCCTGGAGATCGAGCAGCTCGGCACCATGGAGGCGTTCACGACGTCCGGAGGGACGAGCACCGCGCCCTACACCTTGAAGGACAAGGTCAAGAACTACGAGTACAAGACCATCCGCTTCCCCGGCCACTGCGAGAAGATGCGCCTCTACAAGGATTTCGGCCTCTGGCGCGAGGAGAAGATCGAGGTCAAAGGCTGCAAGGTCGCGCCGAAGGACGTGTTCTGCGCCGTGTTCGGCCCCGAACTCGACAAGTTCGTGGACGACGACCAGTGCGCGGTGCGCGCCGTCGGTGTCGGGAAGAAGGACGGCCAGGAACGTCGCCTCCAGATCGACATCTTCGACAAGCAGGACCACGCGACCGGCTTCACCAGCATGGAGCGGCTCACGGGTTTCTCGATGTCGATCTATGCGATCGACATCGCGCACGGCAAGATGCCCTCAGGCTGCCTTCGGTACGAGAACGCGATGACCGGCGCCCGCTTCGTGAAGGAGATCCAGCGCCGCGGGGTGGAATTGAAGTTCAAGGGGTTCTAG
- the lepA gene encoding translation elongation factor 4, translated as MDQAHIRNFCIIAHIDHGKSTLADRLIERCGAVRGTAREQMLDTMDIERERGITIKMTAVRLNYKARDGQEYQLNLIDTPGHVDFTYEVSRSLFACEGALLVVDASQGVEAQTIANASMAMNQNLEIVPVINKIDLPHADVERAREEIEHAVAIDASDAVLASAKTGVGIDEILEAVVHRIPHPRGDASKPLRALIFDSHFDSYQGAVAYVRVVDGSIKPNDKIKMMATGNRFEVDYVGVFRPALDRTQSLEAGEVGFVTAAMKTIGDAAVGDTITSAAHPADAPLPGYRKAKPMVFCGLYPSDSDQYADLRDAIEKLKLNDASLDFEPETSAALGFGFRCGFLGLLHMEIARERLEREFDLDLILTAPSVDYIVHRSNGAVEHISNPSAMPQPHETQFIEEPAVDATVMVPQEFVGAVMTLCQERRGVYVKSEYPSPSRVILYYKLPLAEILLDFFDKLKSSTKGYASFDYELAEYMRADLVKVDILLNGDIVDALSFVVNKQFAYTRGKAIVEQLRKVVPRQQYEVRIQAALGAKVIAADTVKPYRKNVIAKCYGGDITRKRKLLEKQKEGKKRMKNIGSIELPQEAFLSVLKVAE; from the coding sequence ATGGACCAGGCGCACATCCGCAATTTCTGCATCATCGCGCACATCGACCACGGTAAGTCCACACTTGCCGACCGGTTGATCGAGCGCTGCGGAGCCGTGCGCGGGACCGCCCGCGAGCAGATGCTCGACACGATGGACATCGAGCGCGAGCGCGGCATCACGATCAAGATGACCGCGGTGCGCCTCAACTACAAGGCGCGAGACGGGCAGGAGTATCAGCTCAACCTGATCGACACGCCGGGCCACGTGGATTTCACCTACGAGGTGTCGCGCAGCCTCTTCGCGTGCGAAGGCGCGCTGCTCGTGGTGGATGCGAGCCAGGGCGTCGAAGCCCAGACCATCGCCAACGCCTCGATGGCCATGAACCAGAACCTCGAGATCGTGCCGGTGATCAACAAAATCGACCTGCCGCACGCGGACGTCGAGCGAGCGCGCGAGGAGATCGAGCACGCCGTTGCGATCGATGCGAGCGACGCGGTGCTCGCCTCCGCCAAGACCGGGGTCGGCATCGACGAGATTCTCGAAGCGGTGGTGCACCGCATTCCCCATCCCCGTGGCGACGCCTCGAAACCCCTGCGGGCGCTGATCTTCGATTCGCATTTCGACTCCTACCAGGGGGCCGTTGCGTACGTGCGGGTGGTGGACGGTTCGATTAAGCCCAACGACAAGATCAAGATGATGGCGACCGGCAACCGGTTCGAGGTCGACTACGTCGGGGTGTTTCGGCCCGCGCTCGATCGGACCCAGTCGCTCGAAGCCGGCGAGGTCGGCTTCGTCACGGCCGCGATGAAGACCATCGGCGACGCGGCCGTGGGCGACACGATCACCAGCGCAGCGCACCCCGCCGACGCGCCGCTGCCCGGATACCGGAAGGCCAAGCCGATGGTGTTCTGCGGCCTCTACCCCTCCGACTCCGACCAGTACGCCGACCTGCGCGACGCGATCGAGAAGCTGAAGCTGAACGACGCGTCGCTCGACTTCGAGCCTGAGACGTCGGCAGCCCTGGGTTTCGGGTTCCGATGCGGATTCCTCGGCCTGCTGCACATGGAGATCGCGCGCGAGCGACTGGAGCGGGAATTCGACCTCGACCTCATCCTCACCGCGCCCAGCGTGGACTACATCGTGCACCGCTCGAACGGCGCGGTCGAGCACATCTCGAACCCCAGCGCCATGCCGCAGCCCCACGAGACTCAGTTCATCGAAGAACCCGCAGTGGACGCCACGGTCATGGTCCCCCAGGAGTTTGTGGGCGCGGTGATGACGCTCTGCCAGGAGCGGCGCGGCGTGTACGTGAAGAGCGAGTACCCCAGCCCGAGCCGCGTGATCCTCTACTACAAGCTCCCTCTCGCCGAGATCCTGCTGGACTTCTTCGACAAGCTCAAGTCCAGCACCAAGGGCTACGCGTCGTTCGACTACGAACTCGCCGAGTACATGCGCGCCGATCTCGTGAAGGTCGACATCCTGCTCAACGGGGACATCGTAGACGCCCTGTCCTTCGTCGTGAACAAGCAATTCGCGTACACGCGCGGAAAGGCGATCGTCGAGCAGCTCCGCAAGGTCGTTCCGCGCCAACAGTACGAGGTGCGCATCCAAGCCGCGCTCGGGGCCAAGGTCATCGCCGCGGATACGGTGAAGCCCTACCGCAAGAACGTGATCGCCAAGTGCTACGGCGGGGACATCACGCGCAAGCGGAAGCTCCTCGAAAAGCAAAAGGAAGGCAAGAAGCGGATGAAGAACATCGGAAGCATCGAGTTGCCCCAAGAAGCGTTCCTAAGCGTGCTCAAGGTCGCCGAGTAG
- a CDS encoding PEP-CTERM sorting domain-containing protein (PEP-CTERM proteins occur, often in large numbers, in the proteomes of bacteria that also encode an exosortase, a predicted intramembrane cysteine proteinase. The presence of a PEP-CTERM domain at a protein's C-terminus predicts cleavage within the sorting domain, followed by covalent anchoring to some some component of the (usually Gram-negative) cell surface. Many PEP-CTERM proteins exhibit an unusual sequence composition that includes large numbers of potential glycosylation sites. Expression of one such protein has been shown restore the ability of a bacterium to form floc, a type of biofilm.) — MASFAGAQINSFTLTHGTSTYSEANLIGAGTRADGGSVDYRTKSGGPNNMFQNWWWFNTQYTGREFALGNQVAGSSSGNQARVVYVENGGPNQPGALLFDINYTLTQLTSSKAMVQIGWKIHNLSQESLRVSFFSYSDFDLNGTSGDDSGTFIAPNQFGVVDGNPLASATLLASTTSLLAWEQGAYPGTLAKLTDGVQDNLSNTAGNFGPGDWSGGFEWQFTLGANGTENGGDQMVGSLLKIVDNPVPEPMTLLALAAGLGGLAARRRRR, encoded by the coding sequence ATGGCATCGTTCGCCGGCGCCCAAATCAACTCGTTCACGCTGACCCATGGAACTTCGACGTACAGCGAGGCGAACCTGATCGGCGCAGGCACGCGGGCCGATGGCGGCTCGGTCGATTATCGAACGAAGAGCGGCGGACCGAACAACATGTTCCAGAACTGGTGGTGGTTCAACACCCAGTACACCGGTCGCGAGTTCGCCCTTGGCAACCAAGTCGCTGGTTCGTCTTCGGGCAACCAGGCGCGCGTGGTGTATGTGGAGAACGGCGGGCCCAACCAGCCGGGCGCGTTGCTCTTCGACATCAACTACACGCTTACTCAACTCACCAGCAGCAAGGCCATGGTGCAGATCGGGTGGAAGATCCACAACCTCTCCCAAGAGAGCCTTCGGGTCAGCTTCTTCAGCTACTCCGATTTCGATTTGAACGGCACTTCTGGCGACGATTCGGGCACGTTCATTGCACCCAACCAGTTCGGCGTCGTCGACGGCAACCCGCTTGCGAGCGCGACGCTTCTCGCCAGCACCACCTCGCTCTTGGCATGGGAGCAGGGAGCCTATCCCGGGACGCTTGCGAAGCTCACCGACGGCGTGCAGGACAACCTGTCCAACACCGCGGGCAACTTCGGCCCCGGAGACTGGTCCGGCGGATTCGAGTGGCAGTTCACGTTGGGAGCCAACGGTACGGAGAACGGGGGCGACCAGATGGTCGGATCGCTTCTCAAGATCGTGGACAATCCCGTTCCGGAGCCCATGACGCTGCTGGCGTTGGCCGCCGGTCTGGGTGGTCTCGCCGCACGACGTCGACGGCGCTGA
- a CDS encoding PEP-CTERM sorting domain-containing protein: MRHSSIGIGIGLMALVGIASAQTISDFTLTSGTASYSERNLQGPNNGTDLGLADFSIGGAPDNMFQNWWWYHTATTAREAGLGEQTFGVSNGNSARLVYVQNGGPNLPDTLQFDLEYTLTQLTSQSAAVQIVWKVHNLANVAQEMSFFSYADFDVAGSASGDTGTFTAPNQFTIDDSGYSASYIASSTGLVGAEQGAYASILGRLTDSDQDTLINGPGSFGPGDWTGGFQWDFTLAANGTPNGADQFVGTVVKVINTPVPEPASMIALALGASGILARRRKR, from the coding sequence ATGCGACATTCATCGATTGGCATTGGCATTGGCCTGATGGCCCTCGTCGGCATCGCGTCGGCGCAGACGATCAGCGACTTCACCCTCACGAGCGGGACCGCGAGCTATTCCGAAAGGAACCTGCAGGGCCCGAACAACGGCACCGATCTCGGCCTCGCCGACTTCTCGATCGGTGGCGCCCCGGACAACATGTTCCAGAACTGGTGGTGGTATCACACGGCCACCACGGCGCGCGAAGCGGGCCTGGGCGAGCAGACGTTCGGCGTGTCCAACGGCAACTCGGCGCGACTCGTCTACGTGCAGAACGGCGGCCCGAACCTTCCGGACACCCTTCAGTTCGACCTGGAGTACACGCTCACCCAACTCACCAGCCAGAGCGCTGCCGTCCAAATCGTCTGGAAAGTGCACAATCTGGCCAACGTCGCTCAGGAGATGAGCTTCTTCTCCTACGCGGACTTCGACGTTGCGGGATCGGCGAGCGGCGATACGGGCACGTTTACGGCCCCGAACCAGTTCACGATCGACGACAGCGGCTACAGCGCCTCCTACATCGCCAGCAGCACGGGTCTCGTCGGCGCGGAGCAGGGTGCCTACGCGAGTATTCTCGGCCGCCTCACCGACTCGGACCAGGACACCTTGATCAACGGTCCCGGCAGCTTCGGCCCCGGCGACTGGACCGGCGGCTTCCAGTGGGACTTCACGCTCGCTGCGAACGGAACGCCCAACGGCGCCGACCAGTTTGTCGGCACCGTGGTCAAGGTCATCAACACGCCGGTTCCAGAGCCCGCGTCGATGATCGCCCTGGCGCTTGGTGCTTCCGGCATCCTCGCCCGACGACGCAAGCGCTAA